The window CGCGAAGATGCTCAGCGGCCTGCGGGTATGCGGAGTTGTCCAGCAGGATTGCGCCCAGGATCGCGCGCTCTGCATCCATGCTGGCGGGCATTCCGCGATCAAGAATACGGTCAGTCGTTGCCATTCAAAGTCCAAAAATCTGGTTTGTCTCTCCCCATAATAACCCGATAATAGCTAGCGAAAACAGAGAGAAGCGCTTGCACAGCAGAAAGTCTGCTGTTGCACCCTATTTTGGATCGCTCTGCCATTACCCTCGACCGGATCAGGGCATGAATTTCGTGAATTTAAAGATTGCCAAAAAGTTTCCCTTGCTTATGACAAGTGTCAGGGCACGACCGTAGTCGTGCCGCACGTGCTTCAAATTGATTCGGACTTAGCCCTGAAAAATAAAACCCGGTCTGTACCAGCCATACAGACCGGGCTAGCGGGGTGGATGTTCTTCCGTCGCTCTGTTGCCGGAGCGGCGTCTGGCAGTTCAGCAAGTTTCTCTCACGCTCATCCTTTTGAAATGAGATACGGCTTTGGCCGCAGCCGGCGGCCAGAACCAACGCAGATTAAACTCCGGCCCATCCCTTGAGTGTGCCGTCAGTTCATTCGAACTGAACCTCAACTGTCGCCAGAACATTCACACTTGAGTATGGAAAATATCTACCAAGGCCGGAGTGACTTCAAGGAGTGATCTGGAAATTCAAAACGATTGCAGTGACTTTCCTGTGCATAACAAATCTTGCCTGTGGATGAAGGTGGAAAACTTGGGACTAAATTTTCCAATGGCTTTGGAACTGGACACTGCTCCGCTTACGGTTCGATGTAAATTCTGTGCACTCTTTCGCCCAGGCGCGTGAGCAGTTCGTAGGGAATCGTTCCCGCCATTTGCGAAACCTGTTCAGGACGCAGCGTGTGTCCACTGTGTGTGCCATAGAGCAGGACTTCAGCGCCAATGCTTGCGCCGGGAATGTCCGTCAAATCAATTTGCATCTGGTCCATGCTGATGCGCCCAACGATTGGCGCCGTGCGGCCTTCCACCAGTACTTGTCCTGCGCCGGAAAGCTGCCAGGGAAGACCATCGTCATAGCCAAAGGGCACAATCCCCACTTTGGTGCGGCGCTTCGCCGTGAAAGTCCGGTTGTAGCCCAGCGTATCGCCCGGCGCAAATTCCTGAATGCTGGTAATGCGGCTGGTCAAACCCACGGCAAGTTCCAGATCGATCATTTTGCGGGCCGCTTCAGAAGGATAAATTCCGTACAGTCCCAGGCCGATGCGCACCATGTTGTAGTGCGCTTCAGGAAAGCGGATCGCCCCGGCGGTATTGGCCGCATGAATCTGAAGATCGTTGAAGCCGTTTGCTTCAAGTCCGGCGATAACCTGATTGAACGCCGCGATCTGCTGGCGCGTGAAATCGTCCGAGGCAGGATCTTCCGCCGAAGCAAAGTGTGTGCAGATTCCGGTAAGCCGCATCACACCGCTGGAGCGAATGCGCTGCGCCAGTTCCACGGCGGTGGCAGGCGGCACGCCCAGGCGATGCATGCCGGTATCAACTTTCAGGTGAACATCAAGCGTGCGGCCACTGCCGGCCAGCGCCGCGGCGAAAGAATCCACCAGCTCCGCAGAGTAGATCACCGGCGTGAGTCGATAGCTCAAGAGATTATCAACGTCTTCTCTCTCAGAAAGAAAAACCAGAATGTCCTGGTCCGCGCCGGACTTGCGCACGGCCACCCCTTCATTAGCGGACGACACGCCCACGTGGTGAATCCCCAGTTGCGACATCCACGAGCCAAGCTGCGCCAGCTCTGTTCCGTAAGCCAGCGCCTTGAGCATGGCCACAATATGCACCGCGCCGCCGCAGTGCCGCCGGAAACGCGCGACATTGCCTTCAATAGCCGCAAGGTTCACCCACAAGCAGCGCTGCGCGATTGCTCCGGAAAGATCGCGCACCGCCTTCACCATGCCGGCATTGCGTGGACCTTTGAAGAGCACCGTGTCGCCCGGACGCAGCAGCGGAAGCAGCCGGTCTTTCAATTCGTCAGCAGACTTGACTTGCATTACGCTGCCTTCCGGTCGCACGCGCTTGTATCCCTCTGCTGTGGTAACAAGCTCGCCATTGCCCACGAGAAAAAGATGACTGAATCCGGCTTCGGCCGCCTGCGCGCCGACTTGTGCGTGCTCACGGGCAGAACTGGAACCCAACTCACGCATGCCGGCAAAAGCAAACATCTTTCTGCCGCTACGCGATGCACCAAGCGTGGCCGAGCGCAACGCCGCGTGCACAGAGATTGGGTCAGAGCTGTAACCATCATTGATGATGCGAATGCCCTGCGGCGACGACCACAGCTCCATGCGCGTCGATGTCGGAGCATAGTGATCGAGCGCTGTAGCAATTTCTTCCAGCGGCACGCCCAAAAGATGCGCAGCCATCGCGGCAAAGTGCAGATCAGCAATGATCTCCGGCGAACGCGTCTTCACCGTCACGCTGCGCGGGTCCTCCGATGAAATGCTCAACTCCAGCACCTGGCCATCCGCACTGAGCGAGAGCGGCTTGAGCGAGAGCAATTCGTCCTCGCCGCCGATCCAGTAAATCGGGCATTGGATCTTTTTTGTCGGCGTGTCGAGCGTCGCTTCGCCAGAAGGCAGCAGCAGCCAGCCATCGGGCGGAATGCGCTCGAAGAGCTTCATTTTCTCTTGCGCGATGGCGTTGCGGCTGCCGAACGCGGCAACGTGAGCCAGGCCGATATTAGTAAGGATGCCATAGTCGGGCCGCGCAATCTCTTCCAACGTCGCCATCTCGCCGGGAGCAGAGATGCCGACCTCAAGAATCGCCAGCGCC is drawn from Terriglobia bacterium and contains these coding sequences:
- the alr gene encoding alanine racemase, coding for MIPTTLERIAHEIGGELRGASPSLVIDRICTDSRGAAPGALFVALQGQQTDGHRFLADAFRNGASAALVEKEKLAQYPVAGAALDPAWPLIVVADPLRGLQALAHCHRREYFQRVLAITGSNGKTIVKDALKSLLAGRQVLSSPGSYNSQLGLPLAVLSAEKPEALAILEVGISAPGEMATLEEIARPDYGILTNIGLAHVAAFGSRNAIAQEKMKLFERIPPDGWLLLPSGEATLDTPTKKIQCPIYWIGGEDELLSLKPLSLSADGQVLELSISSEDPRSVTVKTRSPEIIADLHFAAMAAHLLGVPLEEIATALDHYAPTSTRMELWSSPQGIRIINDGYSSDPISVHAALRSATLGASRSGRKMFAFAGMRELGSSSAREHAQVGAQAAEAGFSHLFLVGNGELVTTAEGYKRVRPEGSVMQVKSADELKDRLLPLLRPGDTVLFKGPRNAGMVKAVRDLSGAIAQRCLWVNLAAIEGNVARFRRHCGGAVHIVAMLKALAYGTELAQLGSWMSQLGIHHVGVSSANEGVAVRKSGADQDILVFLSEREDVDNLLSYRLTPVIYSAELVDSFAAALAGSGRTLDVHLKVDTGMHRLGVPPATAVELAQRIRSSGVMRLTGICTHFASAEDPASDDFTRQQIAAFNQVIAGLEANGFNDLQIHAANTAGAIRFPEAHYNMVRIGLGLYGIYPSEAARKMIDLELAVGLTSRITSIQEFAPGDTLGYNRTFTAKRRTKVGIVPFGYDDGLPWQLSGAGQVLVEGRTAPIVGRISMDQMQIDLTDIPGASIGAEVLLYGTHSGHTLRPEQVSQMAGTIPYELLTRLGERVHRIYIEP